The Pyrus communis chromosome 2, drPyrComm1.1, whole genome shotgun sequence genome includes a window with the following:
- the LOC137725902 gene encoding copper-transporting ATPase RAN1-like — MAPSPRDLQLTQVSARAPTSMVAAGDFGDLEDVRLLDSYENSEGVEAGMKRVQVRVSGMTCAACSNSVEGALQSVNGVLTASVALLQNRADVVFDPRLVKDEDIKNAIEDAGFEAEVIPEPSASGTKPHGTLSGQFSIGGMTCAACVNSVEGILKGLPGVKRAVVALATSLGEVEYDPLVISKDEIVNAIEDAGFDASLVQSSQQDKIVLGVAGVFSEMDAETLEAIISNLKGVRHFHVDRISRELEILFDPEVVTSRSLVDEIQESSNEKFKLQVANPYTRMTSKDINEASNMFRLFLCSLLLSIPIFFIRVVCPHIPLLYSLLLWKCGPFEMGDWLKWALVSVVQFVIGKRFYIAAARALRNGSTNMDVLVALGTSASYFYSVCALLYGAVTGFWSPTYFETSAMLITFVLLGKYLECLAKGKTSDAIKKLIELAPATALLIVKDKGGKVIGEREIDALLIQPRDVLKVLPGTKVPADGMVVWGSSYVNESMVTGEAIPVSKEVNSLVIGGTINLHGALHIQVTKVGSDTVLSQIINLVETAQMSKAPIQKFADFIASIFVPTVVSLALLTLLGWYIAGAFGAYPEKWLPENGNHFVFALMFSISVVVIACPCALGLATPTAVMVATGVGANNGVLIKGGDALERAQKIKYVIFDKTGTLTQGKATVTTVKVFTGMDRGEFLKLVASAEASSEHPLAKAIVEYARHFHFFDEPSVTNDAPNKSKDTTLSGWLFDASEFSALPGRGIQCFIDGKLVLVGNRKLMSESGIDIPTHVENFVVELEESAKTGILVAYEGNLIGVLGVADPLKREAAIVIEGLRKMGVIPVMVTGDNRRTAQAVAKEVGIQDVRAEVMPAGKADVVCSFQKDGSIVAMVGDGINDSPALAASDVGMAIGAGTDIAIEAADYVLMRNNLEDVITAIDLSRKTFTRIRLNYVFAMAYNVIAIPIAAGVFFPSLGIMLPPWAAGACMAMSSVSVVCSSLLLRRYRKPRLTAILEIVVE; from the exons AAGGTGCTCTGCAGAGCGTCAATGGGGTTCTCACGGCCTCCGTGGCGTTGCTCCAGAACAGGGCCGATGTGGTTTTTGATCCGAGATTGGTCAAG GATGAAGACATCAAGAATGCAATTGAAGATGCTGGGTTTGAGGCAGAGGTTATACCTGAGCCCAGTGCAAGTGGAACAAAGCCACATGGTACCCTGTCTGGTCAGTTCTCAATAGGAGGTATGACCTGTGCTGCCTGTGTGAACTCTGTTGAAGGTATTCTAAAAGGGCTTCCTGGGGTCAAAAGAGCTGTAGTAGCCCTGGCAACTTCACTAGGGGAAGTGGAGTATGATCCTCTGGTAATTAGTAAAGATGAGATAGTGAATGCCATTGAAGATGCTGGTTTTGATGCATCACTTGTACAGAGTAGTCAACAGGATAAAATCGTACTTGGAGTTGCTGGCGTATTCAGCGAGATGGATGCAGAGACTTTAGAAGCCATAATTAGCAATTTGAAAGGGGTTAGACATTTTCATGTTGACAGGATTTCAAGAGAACTTGAAATCCTCTTTGATCCTGAAGTTGTCACTTCTAGATCCTTGGTGGATGAGATTCAGGAATCAAGCAATGAGAAATTTAAACTACAAGTGGCAAACCCTTATACAAGAATGACTTCTAAAGATATCAATGAAGCCTCAAATATGTTTCGGCTGTTTCTTTGCAGTTTGCTTCTCAGT ATTCCTATCTTTTTCATTCGAGTAGTTTGTCCTCATATCCCGCTTCTTTATTCGTTACTGCTCTGGAAATGTGGGCCCTTTGAAATGGGTGATTGGTTGAAGTGGGCATTGGTCAGTGTTGTTCAGTTTGTTATTGGGAAGCGCTTCTACATTGCAGCTGCCAGAGCCTTACGAAATGGTTCAACTAACATGGATGTTTTGGTCGCATTGGGAACTTCGGCCTCTTACTTCTATTCTGTATGCGCACTTCTATATGGTGCAGTCACTGGCTTCTGGTCTCCAACATACTTTGAAACAAGTGCCATGCTAATAACATTTGTACTTTTGGGGAAATATCTGGAGTGCCTTGCAAAAGGAAAAACATCAGATGCCATCAAGAAGTTGATAGAACTTGCTCCAGCTACAGCATTGTTAATTGTCAAAGATAAAG GTGGGAAAGTCATTGGAGAAAGGGAAATTGATGCCTTGCTGATTCAGCCCAGGGATGTGTTAAAAGTTCTTCCTGGTACCAAAGTTCCTGCTGATGGTATGGTTGTGTGGGGTTCAAGTTATGTCAATGAGAGTATGGTGACTGGTGAAGCTATACCTGTTTCAAAGGAAGTAAATTCATTAGTTATCGGAGGAACGATAAATTTACATGGAGCTCTTCACATACAAGTTACAAAAGTTGGATCCGATACAGTTTTAAGTCAGATAATTAATTTGGTCGAGACTGCTCAGATGTCCAAAGCTCCTATTCAGAAATTTGCTGATTTT ATTGCTAGCATTTTCGTCCCTACTGTAGTTTCCTTGGCATTGTTGACATTGTTGGGTTG GTATATTGCTGGAGCCTTTGGAGCTTACCCAGAAAAGTGGCTCCCTGAAAACGGAAATCACTTTGTATTTGCCCTTATGTTTTCCATATCGGTTGTGGTAATTGCATGTCCTTGTGCACTGGGCTTGGCAACACCAACTGCTGTCATGGTTGCAACGGGGGTTGGGGCTAATAATGGTGTGCTGATAAAAGGAGGAGATGCTTTGGAAAGAGCTCAGAAGATCAAGTATGTGATATTTGATAAAACTGGTACGCTGACCCAGGGAAAAGCGACAGTTACTACTGTAAAAGTTTTCACGGGAATGGATCGTGGAGAATTTCTTAAATTGGTGGCTTCTGCAGAG GCTAGCAGTGAACACCCATTGGCAAAAGCAATAGTGGAATATGCACGCCATTTTCACTTTTTTGATGAGCCTTCCGTAACTAACGATGCCCCAAACAAGAGCAAAGACACCACACTTTCTGGATGGCTTTTTGATGCCTCAGAGTTCTCTGCTTTGCCCGGAAGAGGTATACAGTGCTTTATAGATGGAAAACTTGTTCTG GTCGGTAATAGGAAGCTGATGAGTGAAAGTGGAATTGACATTCCTACACATGTAGAGAACTTTGTAGTAGAGCTGGAAGAAAGTGCAAAGACAGGCATACTTGTTGCATATGAAGGCAATTTAATTGGTGTTTTGGGGGTTGCGGACCCTCTAAAAAGAGAAGCTGCCATAGTGATAGAAGGACTACGTAAGATGGGTGTCATACCAGTCATGGTGACTGGGGATAATCGGAGGACAGCACAAGCTGTTGCTAAGGAG GTTGGCATTCAAGACGTGAGGGCAGAGGTAATGCCGGCTGGAAAAGCTGATGTGGTTTGTTCATTCCAAAAAGATGGAAGTATAGTTGCCATGGTTGGTGACGGAATCAATGACTCTCCTGCCCTAGCTGCTTCTGATGTTGGTATGGCAATCGGGGCAGGGACGGATATTGCAATTGAAGCAGCTGACTACGTGCTGATGAGAAATAACTTGGAAGACGTAATCACAGCCATTGATCTCTCAAGGAAAACCTTTACTCGTATTCGATTGAATTATGTGTTTGCCATGGCGTACAATGTGATCGCAATACCTATTGCCGCAGGGGTCTTCTTCCCATCGCTGGGGATCATGTTGCCGCCATGGGCAGCCGGTGCATGCATGGCCATGTCATCTGTTAGTGTTGTATGCTCTTCTTTGCTCCTTAGGAGGTACAGAAAACCCAGACTTACCGCCATACTGGAAATAGTTGTAGAGTAG
- the LOC137727015 gene encoding VQ motif-containing protein 22-like, translating into MPSSSEWGQYYQQALMDNGQKTTPISGGFSDSTIVTTSSPTVTEISPSSPSGGQLTPSGSVSKPIRRRSRVSKKTPITLLNANANNFRDLVQQFTGCAASSTPLSFGSQRGPINLSFGSNNNVTSSVVAPFDNHNYNYQYHQQLQRLAQPPLQVQQQQRQPLLQLQENQHLHQGEQQMYPIDNVSGSGNDVFQYSSSSVNYNPMQSGEVVDGFVMDQEDIALHEYSREFFSS; encoded by the coding sequence ATGCCAAGTTCTAGTGAGTGGGGGCAATACTACCAACAAGCCCTCATGGATAATGGGCAGAAAACAACACCCATTAGTGGAGGGTTTTCTGATTCCACTATTGTCACAACAAGTAGTCCTACTGTGACAGAAATCAGCCCCAGCAGCCCTAGTGGGGGCCAGCTCACGCCATCAGGAAGTGTGTCAAAACCCATCAGAAGGAGGTCTAGGGTTTCAAAGAAGACGCCCATCACCCTCCTCAATGCCAACGCCAACAACTTTCGAGATTTGGTGCAACAATTCACAGGTTGTGCTGCTTCTAGCACACCCCTTTCCTTTGGGAGCCAAAGGGGTCCGATCAACTTGAGTTTTGGATCCAATAATAACGTGACTAGCTCTGTAGTGGCACCTTTTGACAATCATAACTATAACTACCAGTATCATCAACAATTGCAGCGGTTGGCGCAGCCGCCGCTACAAGTACAGCAACAACAACGACAACCGCTGCTACAGTTGCAAGAAAACCAACACTTACATCAAGGGGAACAACAAATGTATCCGATTGACAATGTTAGCGGTAGTGGTAACGATGTGTTTCAATATTCGTCGAGTAGTGTTAATTATAATCCTATGCAAAGTGGGGAGGTTGTGGATGGTTTTGTCATGGATCAGGAAGATATAGCTTTGCATGAATATTCGAGGGAATTTTTCTCCAGTTAG